Proteins from a single region of Cytophagaceae bacterium:
- a CDS encoding 4-hydroxy-3-methylbut-2-enyl diphosphate reductase: MKSFDIPEIYKSNLITTIKQVRRANDKLKKDFSPTELDFGNIKILLSRHFGFCYGVENAVEIAYKTLAEHPQKRIFLLSEMIHNPEVNADLLSRGVKFLMDTRGNKLIDFDTLQKEDIVIVPAFGTTVELQKELSEKGINPYQYDTTCPFVEKVWNRAAQIGERGYSIIVHGKPEHEETRATFSHSKENTPTVVVKDMADAQKLAFYIRKEKTSEQFFEEFSGKYSVNFDPQKDLERIGVVNQTTMLATETQAIADYLKEQIIAYRNISELESQAYFANTRDTLCYATNDNQEATYGLMQTPADIAVVVGGYNSSNTTHLVELLVQKMPTYFIRNADCLNSKTSVSSFDIHKKSEIFETTFLPEKSQITVSLTCGASCPDSIFEEVMVKLLSFFEISNEMISQKILELK, encoded by the coding sequence ATGAAAAGTTTTGATATCCCCGAAATATATAAGAGCAATCTGATCACAACAATCAAACAGGTAAGGAGAGCTAATGATAAACTAAAGAAAGACTTTAGCCCAACCGAACTTGATTTTGGAAATATTAAAATACTGCTTTCCAGACATTTCGGATTTTGTTATGGTGTTGAAAATGCAGTTGAAATAGCATATAAGACTCTGGCAGAACACCCTCAGAAAAGGATATTTCTTCTTAGCGAAATGATTCACAATCCAGAAGTAAATGCCGACTTATTATCAAGAGGTGTAAAGTTTTTGATGGATACCAGAGGCAACAAACTTATTGATTTTGATACATTACAGAAAGAGGATATTGTGATTGTCCCGGCTTTTGGCACCACAGTAGAACTTCAAAAAGAACTTTCAGAAAAAGGCATAAATCCTTATCAATACGATACTACCTGCCCATTTGTCGAAAAAGTTTGGAACAGGGCTGCACAGATTGGCGAAAGAGGCTATTCTATTATCGTGCATGGAAAGCCCGAACATGAAGAAACCAGAGCTACGTTTTCACATAGTAAAGAAAATACACCCACTGTAGTGGTTAAAGATATGGCTGATGCCCAAAAACTAGCCTTTTATATCAGAAAAGAAAAAACATCAGAACAGTTTTTTGAAGAGTTTTCCGGAAAATATTCTGTGAATTTTGACCCTCAGAAAGACCTTGAAAGGATTGGAGTAGTAAACCAAACAACTATGCTGGCCACTGAAACTCAAGCCATAGCTGACTACCTGAAAGAACAGATAATTGCTTACCGGAATATTTCTGAGCTTGAATCGCAGGCATATTTTGCTAATACACGCGACACGCTGTGTTATGCGACCAATGACAACCAGGAAGCAACCTACGGTCTTATGCAAACACCTGCCGATATTGCTGTCGTAGTTGGGGGATACAATAGCTCCAATACTACCCACCTTGTTGAGCTTTTAGTACAAAAAATGCCAACTTACTTTATAAGAAATGCAGACTGTCTGAATTCGAAAACTTCAGTTTCATCATTTGACATCCATAAAAAATCAGAAATTTTCGAAACTACCTTTCTACCAGAAAAATCACAGATTACCGTTTCTTTAACCTGTGGGGCATCATGCCCAGACTCAATTTTTGAAGAAGTAATGGTAAAGCTTCTATCATTTTTTGAAATATCTAATGAAATGATTTCTCAAAAAATCCTGGAACTGAAGTAA
- a CDS encoding dihydroorotase, with translation MSTILIKNANIVNEGKIFPSDLFIKNGFIEKIGDLDLSADQVIDAMGKYLFPGVIDDQVHFREPGLTHKANIATESKAALAGGTTSFMEMPNTVPNTLTQGLLEEKYQIAAENSWVNYSFFMGGSNNNYDEAMKTDLKNVCGLKLFMGSSTGNMLVDNPNTLDKIFSNFAGLIATHCEDEATVKANLEFYKEKYQNKDIPYDIHALIRNEEACYKSSSMAVNLAKKYDTRLHILHISTTEELELFSNDIPLSQKHLTSEVCVHHLFFDAEDYKKQGVNIKCNPAIKHNHRESLLEGLLDNHLDIIATDHAPHTWEEKSQDYWSAPSGLPLVQHSLQIMLDFYQKGKISLEKIVEKMCHAPAECFKVNRRGYIREGYWADLVLVDLNKSYTVDKDNILYKCGWSPLEGVMFGSSISKTIVSGELLFDEGQFLPKKSGKRLQFDR, from the coding sequence ATGAGTACGATATTAATAAAAAATGCAAATATTGTAAATGAAGGAAAAATTTTCCCTTCTGACTTATTTATTAAAAATGGTTTTATTGAAAAAATAGGCGACCTGGATCTTAGTGCAGATCAGGTTATCGATGCCATGGGAAAATACTTGTTTCCAGGAGTTATTGATGATCAGGTGCACTTCAGAGAGCCGGGATTGACACATAAAGCAAATATCGCCACCGAATCAAAGGCTGCTTTGGCTGGAGGTACAACTAGCTTTATGGAGATGCCTAACACCGTACCCAATACACTCACACAAGGACTATTGGAGGAAAAATACCAGATTGCAGCTGAAAATTCCTGGGTCAATTATTCGTTTTTTATGGGTGGCTCCAACAACAACTACGATGAAGCAATGAAAACCGACCTGAAAAATGTATGTGGACTGAAATTATTTATGGGTAGCTCTACTGGCAATATGCTCGTTGATAATCCCAATACCCTAGATAAAATTTTCTCTAATTTCGCCGGTTTGATTGCTACCCATTGTGAAGACGAAGCCACTGTGAAGGCCAATTTAGAATTTTATAAAGAAAAATACCAAAACAAAGACATACCCTATGATATTCATGCTTTGATCAGAAATGAGGAGGCTTGCTACAAATCATCTTCTATGGCTGTAAATTTGGCCAAAAAATATGACACCAGATTACACATTCTACATATTTCAACAACTGAAGAATTAGAACTTTTTTCAAACGATATTCCACTATCTCAAAAGCATCTTACTTCTGAAGTATGCGTTCACCATCTATTTTTTGATGCCGAAGATTATAAAAAGCAAGGCGTAAACATCAAATGTAATCCTGCTATTAAACACAACCATCGGGAGTCCTTATTGGAAGGTCTGCTTGACAATCATCTAGATATCATTGCTACCGACCATGCTCCACACACCTGGGAGGAGAAATCTCAGGACTACTGGTCGGCACCCTCGGGATTACCTTTGGTGCAACACAGTTTGCAAATTATGCTTGATTTTTACCAAAAAGGAAAAATCTCGCTTGAAAAAATAGTTGAGAAAATGTGTCATGCTCCGGCTGAATGCTTCAAAGTTAACCGTCGGGGATATATAAGAGAAGGATATTGGGCTGACCTTGTTCTGGTTGATTTAAATAAATCATACACCGTTGACAAAGACAACATCCTTTACAAATGCGGCTGGTCTCCGTTAGAAGGGGTCATGTTTGGTAGCTCGATTTCTAAAACAATAGTATCAGGTGAACTACTTTTTGACGAAGGACAATTCCTGCCTAAAAAATCAGGAAAAAGGCTACAATTTGACAGGTAA